From Daucus carota subsp. sativus chromosome 6, DH1 v3.0, whole genome shotgun sequence:
TAGCTGATTTTCCGTGGTCACTATCCCGACTACTGTCACTCAAACCACATGTTCAAGACGCAATAACAGAACAGCACCATAATACAGACAGAAATAAACTATGACCAACCAAACTTATAATCGAGAACGTAAACCAGTGCCAAGGAGAACGGGTAAAGCAGGAAAGCAATTGAAGTTGTCCATAGAGGAAAGGTGCTGCGGATGCTACCAAGTGCACCCATCACGATGCACACAATCAGAATAACCAACACTTCCGAGGAGAAGTCCCAGACCAACCCCCTGAGGTAAACTAGTGCCAGGAATACTGACAGACAAAGAACATTGTTCATAGTTGCAGCTCCATACAACTGCATGATAAAAATGTAATGAATATTGTTAGCACCAAGGTAACAGTAACATATTCCTCAATGGataatcttaatttttattAGAATAACATGTCAAGTTATCCATCATTAATCTAAAAAGTTGCATCTAGACATTCATAACTACGTCACAGTGATAATTCAAATTCATCTAAACAGCGAAAGTAACATATAATATGTAGCAAGCAGCTAAAAGTACTTGCAGATATTAAGGTAGAAGCATTTGCTAGAAAAATTGACAGAAACTAACCTCTGAAAACGTCAGGGATGCAGATCGTAACTTCTTTCGGCTAGCGAATATTATAGCTGACACTGCTTCACTAGAATTGGTTGCCAATGGCAGAGCTATGAATGATATGAAAAAAGAAGGTATGCTTGTAGCGCTAGAGAAATTATCAACAGCATCTACTAGGGGGTCTGCGAATGCAGCTGCAATAACAGTGCCCAGCGACAATAGTAGTACAGCTTTTATTGTTGTCCACTTAGAGTCCTTTACATCCCCAACAGCCTCATCACTTAAGTCCCCTAAAAGAAAATGATCTCTCTTTGTTTTCTGTCAATGCAATATAGACATTAGAAGCTTATTAACAcggaataattattattataaggaaaaaaaaaagcatcATGGCACATTGCCACATACCTCATGATAGCGATCAAGGTGCTTAAATGATTCAGGACCAACAACATCCTCAGGAAAAGCCTTTAAGCCCATTGCCTCATCAAGCCACTTTTTAATTCCATCAATGAATTCTTCCAAATCAATTCTATCGTCAAACGATGTGTCAAAATCTTTTAACAGTTTTGCAGCTGCATCATCTTCATTCAAATTTATCTCATCAAACCGAATTCCAACAATTAGGGCTCTCAATTCAGAAGCTGAAAGATATGTATCATGATTCGTATCAATTGCCTTAAAAAGCCTGTAGCACAATCCTTGACAATGTCAGTATACACCTAATGAGACCTAGATAACAAAAAGTAGGGATGTTTAATAGAAAGAGCAAAAGGTAGAAAGAAAACTAACTTGTCTATTACTTCTCTATTGGGTTCTCCTCGATTAGTTAGTAGCCTTCCAATTGCACGCATTTTCAGATGTTTTAAAACTCCAGATATCACATGCCTATGCTTAGCATAATCAATCCTTCTTCGCTGAATCCAAGGCTGAAATACCTGCATCAGATATTTCGGGTTTAGGTAGACCAAAAGTAGATCGAGGTTTAACGGGTGACAATAGTAGCTATAAGTGCTAACCATAATGTAATAAACAACTTAGATTAGCTTATGCTGTTTTTAGAACAATAATCCTTGATGTTCAGAAATAAACTTTAAGCAAATACAAGtatgcaatttttttataaagatgATGCAGCTCAATCCTAGTGCAAGCAGTCATATCAGAAactaatacaaaaaataaataatattaaattggcatCAAAATCCCCAATTATACAGACAAATCTTCCTCACTCTCTAAATGATACATCTATTATGAGTTTTATTTTAATCTCAGGACTCATTATCAGTAATACCTAAACATTCCAAACAAACTTCAAATgtgttaaaaacttaaaaatctaTTTATCATCCACCAGATAATGTTAATGGGAATCAAATTCTAATTGCTGGGTTATACATAGTTAAGGCTTAAAGGCTTTAAGGCCATCTACAGATACATAAAGTTAATAGAAGATCAGTAGCAATACAAAGATCAATAGCAAATTGGCAAATATAACTTTTACATGCATGTAAATATAATTACCTGATAAGCACAATATGAGATCAATAGCAACACAGAGATAATAAGTGCAATCAAGACTGCCAAATGTCTACCAGAAGTCGAGTGCAATATCTGTGGAAGCTGTACAACTATGAATGGGATTACAGATAGAGCCATTATCATTGCAGCATAGCATGTCCAGATATCAGTAGTAACACCAGAGCCTGCAATAGTGGAATAACTTCTCATTTATAGAGCCTCTTGAATTCCCgaaatatacaaaattaaaacagataacaaaaatatatattctaatagTCAAAGAAGTCTACACAACACCAACTGTTGAGCATTGGCCAAAATTATAACCGAAAAATACTCATATCGCACCAGTCATTCTTATGAAATTCGTAGAGACATGATCCTATTTTGTCATTTCAACATTATGTGCTAGCAAGTTATACAAGTAAATTCTTATAAGcgttttttttttacttctgctattatataaaaatttaataccaGATGTAGTTGAACACTGTATATACAACAATTTCTAACCAGATTGCTCAGTGATCTAGAATCCATCTATTCAGACTTAAATAATGCCTTAATTAATTTTACATGTAATGTTGATTCTAATGTTATCAAGGCAAAGACAATTTACGTCGTAAGTCCTTGTCAAAAGCAGAACAGCATAGCAATGCGAATACATAAATTGTCACCATTAGCATCAGCACAGTGTTCCCATGTGTGCGTTAATTTAGTTTGGAGTATGAAGTCAGatctaaaatttgaaagttGAGCGTTAATATATAACACATTTTTCAAACAAGTTAATTTAGCTTATGTAGCACCCTATAATTTTGAAAGTGCTTCTCAATTCTTCTAGTGTTTCAATAAACTTAAAGGAAGGCTCCATTCATAAATCATAACAAAACTTAACGATTTCCCCATCTCACACCAGTCTTCTGGAGGATAGGCAGGACAGCAGGACATTCTGCCCCATATACAATCTTATACAAGTTTTACGGAAGTGCAGATAAACAGAAACctaattatatacatacaaaatttgatgaaattgcAGTAGAACTAGAAAGCATCATGCAAAGAATTCATGCATCTCTAAGGAGGATAATATTGAACACACCTAGGAATATGAAAAACATAAATATACTGTAAAACGAGAATCCTCTAATGCTTTCAATTAGATATGATGTGCATGATACCTCTATAAGATCAGGGGTAAATAGACTT
This genomic window contains:
- the LOC108224567 gene encoding sodium/calcium exchanger NCL; amino-acid sequence: MARKPKPSLSPPLTLSLLLLSISLSSARLLPNATSSDLISDGVQNDIRIPPVLRLYRGSDEVCEKTYGFLPCTDTALGNLFLILVYGYLMFLAATYLSSGSELLLEILGPGIVGGLFLPILGALPDAMLILVSGLSGTVETAQAQVSVGMGLLAGSTVMLLTVIWGTCVVVGKCDIEDSVARDGKDTKGFSLVGSGVTTDIWTCYAAMIMALSVIPFIVVQLPQILHSTSGRHLAVLIALIISVLLLISYCAYQVFQPWIQRRRIDYAKHRHVISGVLKHLKMRAIGRLLTNRGEPNREVIDKLFKAIDTNHDTYLSASELRALIVGIRFDEINLNEDDAAAKLLKDFDTSFDDRIDLEEFIDGIKKWLDEAMGLKAFPEDVVGPESFKHLDRYHEKTKRDHFLLGDLSDEAVGDVKDSKWTTIKAVLLLSLGTVIAAAFADPLVDAVDNFSSATSIPSFFISFIALPLATNSSEAVSAIIFASRKKLRSASLTFSELYGAATMNNVLCLSVFLALVYLRGLVWDFSSEVLVILIVCIVMGALGSIRSTFPLWTTSIAFLLYPFSLALVYVLDYKFGWS